From the genome of Oryza glaberrima chromosome 1, OglaRS2, whole genome shotgun sequence:
ATGAAACTACGTTGGCTAGTTACAGTTTACGCCCAACTGTTTCCAGTTGACTACATGGGGTCTCATACTCTCATGACATGCCAAGAAACGTCATTAGTAAGGTGGGCCCACCTGCACAGTGAcgtctgaaattctgaatgcaGCAGCTTGTGTTGGTAAAATACGAGTAGTGGTAACGGTTTACTAAACCGTTATCGCCACTCTAAGGTTTGACGGTAACCGTGTGGTTATCATATAAACCGTAAGGTTACTGCGAGGTATATTGTggtttcaaaaactgaaaatgttaTCGCACGTGATAACCGTAGTTTTGTAAACCCTGGTAATTCTCAGGAAAGGAAGGACGAACTAGCAACATAGTTTTACCAGTTGGGAGTTGGGACTATCCTGTTAACTTTCAGCCTCAGGTTTCTACTTCGCTGTCAAACAACCTGTACTGCATCAGTTCATGGGTTTTCCGTGAATTTaatgctgcttttttttttttttttttacttctgtaGTTTCACAGCTGAGATGCACTGTGACGATACTTCGATATCGTGAGTCTGCAACTAGCTGTGAATCACGTTTCTTGCCCCTGTTATCTTTCGGGCATTCAGGATGTAAAGGTCTCTGATCTGTGATCTCCCTGTTCTTATCCTTAGTTATGCAGTAATAACCAGTTGTTTGCACTCTaactaactactccctccgtctctaaatataataaattttattggatgtgatacatcctagtataatgaatctagacagacttcatgtctagatttattatattagaatGTGTTATATCcaatcaaaatttcttatatatagAGAAGGATGGAGTATTGAGTTAATCATCGTATCTAGTTCCGGCTTTGGAATATGATTTTGCTTTATGGTTCAGATGGTTACCAGAGACACCTTTATCCAATGACtatgaaccttttttttttgagagagagaaaaggactatgaactactccctccgtattttaatatatgacaccgttgactttttaaccaacgtttgaccactcgtcttatttaaaaattttatacaaatataaaaatacttatgtcaatgcttaaagaacatttgatataAATCAAGtctcaataaaataaattataattacataaattttttgaataagacaaaaggtcaaacgttggtcaaaaagtcaacggcgtcatacattaaaatacggagggagtatttgagaTGTTCCACAAGTACGTAGTATTATAGCCAATTATCCCATCGTCTACCTTTTGAGCTTTTAGCTTATGTAAGTtgtagccaaaatttaaattctaaaaattttgggatttttCAACATAGTTTATTATCCAACGTTTGTGTTTAGATTGCTAAACACtcacacatatatacaagttttatttacaaattattctTTAATTATCGATAATTTGTTACAAACAATTTCAACGTAGTTTACTTTTTCCGACATTTGTGTTTAGATTGctaaacacacacatatatataagttttatttacaaattattctTTGATTATTGATAAGTCGTTACAAACAACTTGTAATCATTGTAAGCGAAACAATAACAGTACAAGACAACATCATATCTTGTAAGCCCTTCCGAAAAATACATTGGGTGTTTGGTTGTTTGTGCCACTATAGGCTCTAGCTTAGTCCATACTTCTTTCATCCTAAAAGGAAAATCCAATTCTAGCAATGATTCTAAACATATACATGTACGGATTGAGATTCTTTAACTTAAATCACATGACTTTCAGTTATTGACATATGGACCCTCTTTATTATGTGCTCACATGTTAGTGAGCCTAAAGTCACTGTAAATATTTACAATAGATGATCTCaatataggccctgtttggatccggagggctattaaatagccctccggaatcttgctatttaggagtattaaacgtagattactgacaaaacccattccataacccctaggctattttgcgagacgaatctaacgaggtatattaatccatgatttgctacagtgatgctacagtaatcagccgctaattatggattaatatacatcattggattcgtctcgcaaaatagtttaggggttatggaatcggttttgtcggtaatctacgtttaatactcctaaatagcaagattccggaaGGTTATTTAATAGcccggaggatccaaacaaaGTCATAGAAATATAGAATAGTCATGATTAGATTTTCTTTGGAATGCAGGGTGTACGATTCTTCGGTTTTCACCGTGATTTGGCTGATTAGATGCAATTTAGTCCTGCCACTGTGGCTAAGATTGATATCCTGTTTAGTCAAATGcacgctctttttttttttttggcttaacCACTACCACTGATTTTTCGAGAACGAGAGGAATtcaaatatgaaataaaatCTAATTCCAGTGGCGCAGAGGTGCAGAAGCAAAACTCGCCAAGGAGAGCATTGACGTTAACCCGGCATGAGCCGTGCAGCTCTCACTTGATCATCTTATCGCTACTCAGCCACTCAAAAACCATCCTTAATTTGCCTTTCCCTCCACAACTTGaacacaagagagagagagagagagagagagagagtgagagtgagacgCCATCACTAGCTCTCACTTAGCTCcaagctgagctgagctgagcttaGCCATGGGGTGCGCGGGCTCCAAGGACGTCACGGTGGCCGACGTctaccgcccgccgccgacgagcgtcTCGCTGTTCGACATCAGCGCCATCGAGGAGCCCTGGCTCATCGCCACCGGCAAGAagaacgacgaggaggaggaggaggaggatgaagaagaagaggaggaggaggaggaggaaggcaagAAGCCGACCACCACCGTGATGCCGCTCCCGCTGCTCGACAAGCTCGACGGCTACGACCTCGCGCCGGCGTCGTGGTCGGAGGTCAGCAAGGCCCTGGAGGACATCAAGCCTGCGCTCAGCTCCAACACCACGACGACGGAGAACGCCAAGAAGAagaccaagaagaagaagaagaagaagcagcctgcgccgccgccgcagccaccgacgacgacgacgacggtgctgCCTGAGCCGGTGAAGGCGATCGAGGCAGCTgccaagaaggcggcggcggcgccgtccgcgCGTGGCGCTAACGAGGAGGTTGACAggaggcctccgccgccggagctcaccGGGCGGCGCGTCGTTAAGGACAACCCTTTCCTGATGCGCGACCGCGAGAACAAGGGGAACGacggcggtgccgccgccgcggcggcgaggtggcggcggagggacCCGTTCGAGGGGTACCCCGAGCGGCGGCCCCCGGGGGCAtccggcggcggggtggtgctGTACACCACGACGCTCCGCGGCGTGCGGCGCACGTTCGAGGACTGCGAGCGCGCgcggcaggcggtggaggcgtGCGCCGAGGCcgtgtcggcggcgggcggatcCCCCGTCGTCGTGGACGAGCGCGACGTGTCGCTCCACGGCGAGTACCTGCGCGAGCTCCgcgggctcgccggcgccggcgacgcgccgccgcgcctcttCGTCATGGGCCGCTacctcggcggcgccgacgcgtgcgccgagctcgccgagaGCGGCAAGCTGCGCGAGATGATGCGCTGGGCCAGGGCGCGTGGCGAGGCCTGCGCCGCCAAGGACGGCCGCGGCTGcgagggctgcggcggcgcgcggttCGTCCCGTGCTGGGAGTGCGGCGGCAGCTGCaaggtggtcgccgccggcgccaccgccgccgccgccgacgtcgagcgGTGCGCCAAGTGCAACGAGAACGGCCTCATGCTGTGCCCCATCTGCCACTGATTGTGCTCCACCGCCGCGAATCCTTCTAGCGTTTAATCCGCGCCCATGTATATTTATCCATAATATACTCGTATAATTGTGAGTTTAAACTACACTCTATTAGTGGTTTATAAATGAGAATTGAAATGGTATATAGTGCTTGTAATAGTATTGTATAGCAGTGTATTTTTTGTAAATCTTTTTTGATTAATTATTGGAACAAATGCTAATAGTTTCGTCTTAATTGTTCAAAATTAGTAATCTATATTAACCAGTCAACCATCCCAGCTCTGTACTACATCTGTTACATCTGATAGTGTTATAgtgaataataaaattaaataaataaatatagtaaataATTTGAGCAGGTCAATCTAAACACGCTGTCAAGGACTAGTACTAGTGGAAGGGAGAGCGTTGAGATCCAAACGCCAACTGCTCCCACATGGATGCCCGTTATGAATTTGaattaatttctattttttccttCGTGGATCTAGTATCTATTAGGCCGACATAATTATTTAGTATGGATATGTGTTGCAAGCTTGCAGCTGAAACGGTCCCTagccaaaagaaaaacaaacattaGCAGAAGATTATGAATAATGTCAAATCTCGATCATGTACCACATTAAAACACCAAAAGGGTTTCAAATTTTCAAGTTGATGGATCACAAAGTGAGTGAGTAAGGTCAACTCAACAAACTACAACCTAATACTCCTACATAACCAACAGTTCATGCCATGCCACCAAAGCTAAACTACTAAATTCAGGAAcgttatttttctttaattgagaTGTGTTTGCTAGTACTTGTTTATAATCTCTGTCACATAAGCGTTTAAAATTCGCCCAATGAAAACTTTTGTTTCTAGGGGTTATAGCCGATCAGGTACGAGTAATTAATGGAACACCATAGTTATTTTTCCGTCTGCTAATTTATCAGATAATCACTATTAGTTTTATTCCGTAAATCCGCATTAGATCATTTGCTTTTtagtaaacttaaaaaataagaaaataaaaaaaagagtgaaaaaAGTTAAaggaaatcaatttttttttaaaaaatatacacattttattatctttcttttttttcctaaaaactcaaatgtgaactAGTAATAGAGAACTAGTCCAGTGTGTCCAGTCTGGCTCCCTTCGTCTCCATTCCGTTGCTGTACCAACGACAccgccagccaccgccacctcctcttctcttcccccCCGAAATCCTCGTGAATCTCTcgctctctcgccgccgccgccgccgccgccgacgaccaccaCGACGCTGCCTCGGATGCTCCCGGCCTCGCACCCGCTGCTCTACGCCTGCGCCTACCGGGACAGCGCCctcgtcgccgacctcgcccACGCCCCCCCGccccacgacggcggcgccggcggcgccgccgaggacgacgcCCCGGCGGTCGCGGCCGCGCTCGTCGCCGGGGCGCCCGCGCACCACCGGCACGTCACCCACACGGCGTCGGGGCGGGCGCACGCGGtgctcctcgcgccgccgctcgtgctCGCGGCGGTCTCGCGGGCCCCGCAGCTGCCCTCGTCGCACCTGCTGCTCTTCCTCCGGCGGCTCCGATGCCTACCCGGGAACCGGATGCGGGACGAGATGCCGCGGCTGGCGCTGCGCCTGCCGTTCCCCGACGAGGAGGCGCTCGCGCGGGAGGCCGGGGAGGtggccgccgcggaggccgaggccgaggaggcGGAGCGGAGGGAAGGTGAGCTCGCGCGGAGGACGCCCAAGAGGGAGCGCCGCgcccgcagcggcggcgccgggtggACGTGGAGGCGGAAGCTGTGGCTCATCGTCCTCGCGGATCTCGTGCTCCTCTTCGTCCTCTTCGCTGCCTGGCTCGCAGTGTGCAAGGGATTCAGCTGCATTGGCCGGTAAATAGGTAAAAAGGTAATTACAACTTCTCTACTTCACGGAATTGATCTCGCGTTCACTTCAATTGTCTAAATTTTTGATTCGGCGGTGGAAAGGCAGAAAACATAGTTAGTACTCTAACAACAACGGTTGTGAGGTAGAATTGCAGACTACAGACCGACCAAACTTCATAATTCCTAGTTTCCTACCACTGAATGGGTTGGTTGTTGGTGTTAATTACACCCATTTGGTTGGATGAAGAGTAAAGGAACTGGAACATCATGGTTGTTTCAGTGGCATTCAACTTTTTAACATGATCGCTCATCGCATTCAAGTAGTTGAATAGCATTTGTAGTCTGTAACTGGGAAATGTTACCTTCAAGTAAGTAACAAGCACGATAATCTGATCTGGAGGGTCAGGGTTTAGATGGAGATTACCTGAAAGGATGATGTGCAAGTCAGAGGAGAAAGTGGCAATGGCTGATCCAGTAGTTGGTGAACCTTGTCCTGCCTTAATTCTATGCGGCATGGGATTTGCAAAAGAATGTTACATATCTCCCTTTATTCAAACCCTGTGTTTGAGATATCAAACTAATTTGAATTCatcttaattaaactaatttgagCTAGTTTCAGTCTGATCTCTGAACTTAGTTCAAAACTCATTTACAATAAACATACCAAATGCATCATACATTTCATATCCATCATAGTATCATACACATGAATCAGACAATTTTTAATATGGGTGCCTACTGCCTAGTCTGCGgaacattaattaattttcaaatATCTTTGTATAACTCTCCAtgttcaaaatttaattttcagAAGGCATTTTTACACAAGCCTACAGTACTGAATTCAACTTTCCtccaattattttaatttaacaTTGCAAATCTTACTCATCTTTTGCAGCCAATATGATCAGTATAACATGTTATAACTCcaagcaacaaaacaagatttttaaaaaagaaaattagttgaactaatcaattttatttaaattaagACAAATTGATTTTACATTCAATCCTTCATATAATATGCATAGGATTGTGATTCTGAAGGAAGTTGTGAGTTATGACCATTTTACAAACACTTCTAAAATTCTGATTCATTGACTGATTCAAATTGAGTGTGCTTCCTGGGATCCTCGTACCCTATAACCCACTGCAATCATGACAATATAGCTAAACTGGATATTGCGCCCAAGTTCTTTGAGTGAACTAGAACAAAAAGGTTGAGTGCATCTGTCCTGCTGTCACCGTGCCCCCGTAAGCTGTGAAAATGATGATGGCCCGACTGGAAAAGGGAATCTATAACTAAACGTCAACCATTCATCTGGATGTTGTCCACAAGCTCTGTGCTTTTGATCTGGGTACAGACCTGACCAAGATCTGTCCTTTTGATGGCATTCTCATGGCTGGATACGATGACACTGGATATGGTAGAAGAGCAAAAAATGCTGGTTAATTTGAGGCTGAAGGTTAAATAGGATATTTGGAAACTAGGCTGATGATTCCTACTTTTAAGCATTAGATGCTGGATCTGACCAGCCCCAATATCTAGGAATCACTCATACTAATTTAGTTTGTCTTATTGTTGCCATTAATATCATAAACTGCAGGTGATCTATGATTGTCACAAGCCTCTGTTTTTCCTTGAGAGATTTCTTAACTAGCACAATCAGGAATATTGTAGTCCCTATATTCTCGCACCATTCTCAGCTTCCTTTTCGTAATCGGCAGTTTGATTGTGCAGATACCATCTGCTGATGGAAGATCCAGAATTTCGTGTTAGGGGAACACAGTTGAAAAGAGAattgaacaattttttttttctatttacaaTTTAGTATTAGCAACTCAAATCAGAagacacaaatttttttttctctagaagTGGCACCGAACAAATTTCAGATCTTTTATTGTACGTATATTTTTATGTGCTCCTCCTTTTCTGATGGAACAGAAAGGCAGGACCTCTGCCAATCAATTATTGAGGTGAGGAAAAATACAGTGATGCAGGGTACAACTCCACTGCCAAGAGGCCCTCCTTGAGCTAACTCGTAAGAGGGGTGAGGTACAAAACAGCAGAAATACAGAGAACAAGTTCGTTTGTCCTTCTGATGGAGCACAGCATATGCTGTTGCTCGATGCCTTCCATTCCTCTTGTATGCTGGCAATGTCCTGGGCAGTGGCTGATATGTGTTGGAAGATCTGTCTGTTGAGTTCCTTCCACATGTTCCACATGATGTAGATGATGATCCCCTTAAGTTCCCTCTGCATGTCTATGGTCATTAGCTGGGTCACTTGCTATTTGTTAAGTGGATCGGGTCCACTTGATGGATGATCTCAAAATGCCCAAATCAGGGCTAAGAACTAGACTTCCATCGTGGAGGGACTGAGGgacattgcaatttgcaatatATGTGTACTACGGTTTCTTGATGTGTACTGAAAAGGACACAATTGTTGATAATACCATCTTCGAATCACCAAGTTATCCACTGTTAGAATCTTGTTTTCAACTAGAAGCCATGGGAAGAATTTGCATTTGAGTTTTGTTGCAGAAGCTTGGGAGATTGAATCCCCTCATCTGTTATGCCCATGATAGTGTGGCAGCCCTCCACATTGTCTGTGGTTGTCGCTTGACTACCGCACGCCATACTAACAATTAGAGCTACTCAATAAACCCCACAAATGGAGCTAGATATCACCCAGCACCCTCCcatgcacacacacaaaagTAAAATACCCTAATTGGCTGACCCAAAGTCATGGACCAGTTCTAGAGGAGCACTTGTAAAGTTCTTTGGGTTTTGGCTCTTTCTTAGATCTAGTACTGTAAGGTGCCTTACTTTtcagtgataaaaaaaaatggtgcttTAACGCCTGCTAAATCTTTACTGCTTTCCTTGTTCATGtatcatatatatgatatatagcCAACTCAAGGGTAGAAGCAGACCCCCTCTTCATAATGACAATGCAGCTTCTGAAAACGAGCAGAGCTCATTTGGTAGAATGGCTATGTTAACTACTTCATGTGGAGTTTCCAGTTTGTGCAACCCATGATTCAGTGAGCTAACtagatgaaaagaaaatatgctATCCCATAGTCCCTCTCCCTGTGTAAAAGCTGTTTATAATCTTTATACTCTAAAATATAATCAATAGGTTTGTTTATATTTGATCAGGCTGAATCGATCTATTGAGCAGATATTGATTTTTACCCTTTACATTACAGTTTGCATGTACGGGCGGGTATTCCAAACAAAATAGTAATGGTTTGTGCTCacattcttcttcttcattttgGGTCATAAGTGCCATGTGTGTACATATCCCCCTATAACGATGCTTGCGAGCATGCAAAAGTGTGCAATCTTTGTTTCCTTTCCTGTTGATGTCAGTGCTAATATTATGACTTTGAGGAGGAAAAATGGATCCTTATTTGATTAATGTTTTTCTGCGAGTGAGAAATGTGCAAATGTTTCTGATTTTGAGAGAAGCATGAATTAAGGGTATTAATCAGTTCAAAATGGAAAAGTTTATTGAAAGTGCTCAGCGGTTATATTGAATTGTTTCTGATGATCCCTTGCCATTTTTTGTCAT
Proteins encoded in this window:
- the LOC127768137 gene encoding uncharacterized protein LOC127768137 encodes the protein MGCAGSKDVTVADVYRPPPTSVSLFDISAIEEPWLIATGKKNDEEEEEEDEEEEEEEEEEGKKPTTTVMPLPLLDKLDGYDLAPASWSEVSKALEDIKPALSSNTTTTENAKKKTKKKKKKKQPAPPPQPPTTTTTVLPEPVKAIEAAAKKAAAAPSARGANEEVDRRPPPPELTGRRVVKDNPFLMRDRENKGNDGGAAAAAARWRRRDPFEGYPERRPPGASGGGVVLYTTTLRGVRRTFEDCERARQAVEACAEAVSAAGGSPVVVDERDVSLHGEYLRELRGLAGAGDAPPRLFVMGRYLGGADACAELAESGKLREMMRWARARGEACAAKDGRGCEGCGGARFVPCWECGGSCKVVAAGATAAAADVERCAKCNENGLMLCPICH
- the LOC127762929 gene encoding uncharacterized protein LOC127762929 translates to MLPASHPLLYACAYRDSALVADLAHAPPPHDGGAGGAAEDDAPAVAAALVAGAPAHHRHVTHTASGRAHAVLLAPPLVLAAVSRAPQLPSSHLLLFLRRLRCLPGNRMRDEMPRLALRLPFPDEEALAREAGEVAAAEAEAEEAERREGELARRTPKRERRARSGGAGWTWRRKLWLIVLADLVLLFVLFAAWLAVCKGFSCIGR